One Tunturibacter gelidoferens genomic region harbors:
- a CDS encoding UDP-glucose dehydrogenase family protein, which translates to MSDSIHIAVVGSGYVGLVAAVCFAEMGHSVVCVDNDQQKVSALQDGESLIHEKHLPELLQRYRNARVRFTTDLSAATREAQAIFIAVGTPQSETGDADLSYVEAVASEIARSITTYKVIAEKSTVPVYTNEWIRRVMERNGVSREMFDVVSNPEFLREGTAVSDFLHPDRIVVGTDSDRAADIMSRIYEPLTTGRYYAKAGAIDGACNHDTPPPLLRTSTKSAEIIKHASNAFLALKISFINAVSNLCEAADADVEQVAQGMGLDSRIGPRFLRPGIGYGGSCFPKDVAAFRSVAEQLGVNFALLTEVENINADQKRRFLNKVRSALWTLRGKKLGVLGLAFKGGTDDIRDSPAIELVRMLIEEGCSIRAFDPAAMPRAEQILPPSPEIQYASDPYDASNDVDALLILTDWAEFARLDLQRLSAAMRFPIILDGRNLYDPELMLENEITYFSVGRPTRHHTQELATVASRSR; encoded by the coding sequence ATGAGTGATTCGATTCACATTGCAGTCGTCGGTTCCGGCTACGTCGGATTAGTAGCTGCTGTTTGTTTTGCCGAAATGGGTCACAGCGTGGTTTGCGTGGATAATGACCAGCAAAAAGTGTCCGCATTGCAAGACGGAGAGAGTCTAATTCACGAGAAGCACCTGCCTGAACTTCTCCAGCGATATCGCAATGCCAGGGTACGTTTCACCACCGACCTGTCTGCTGCCACACGTGAAGCACAAGCAATCTTCATCGCGGTAGGAACACCCCAGAGCGAAACAGGAGATGCGGACCTGTCCTACGTCGAGGCCGTCGCCAGTGAAATAGCGCGCTCGATCACAACTTATAAGGTGATAGCGGAAAAAAGCACAGTTCCCGTCTATACGAATGAGTGGATTCGCAGGGTGATGGAACGCAACGGCGTCTCGCGAGAGATGTTTGACGTCGTCTCGAACCCCGAGTTTTTACGCGAAGGAACGGCCGTCTCAGACTTCCTCCATCCCGATCGAATCGTCGTAGGAACTGATAGTGACCGTGCCGCCGACATCATGTCCAGGATCTACGAACCCCTGACCACAGGCAGGTACTACGCAAAGGCAGGAGCGATCGACGGTGCCTGCAATCACGACACGCCACCGCCTCTGCTACGTACCTCCACCAAGAGCGCCGAGATCATCAAGCACGCCTCAAACGCCTTCCTCGCTCTCAAAATCTCCTTCATCAACGCTGTCTCCAATCTTTGCGAGGCCGCAGACGCCGACGTCGAACAGGTTGCTCAGGGCATGGGGCTCGATAGTCGCATCGGTCCAAGATTCCTGCGGCCCGGCATCGGTTACGGGGGATCCTGCTTTCCGAAAGACGTAGCCGCCTTCCGCTCCGTCGCCGAGCAGCTCGGAGTCAATTTTGCGCTCCTCACCGAAGTCGAAAACATCAATGCAGACCAGAAGCGGCGATTCCTCAACAAGGTTCGTTCAGCGCTTTGGACCCTCCGCGGCAAAAAACTTGGCGTCCTCGGTCTTGCCTTTAAGGGCGGAACTGATGATATACGCGACTCTCCTGCTATCGAGCTGGTCCGAATGTTGATCGAGGAAGGATGCTCTATTCGCGCCTTCGACCCCGCCGCAATGCCGCGTGCTGAGCAGATACTCCCCCCAAGTCCCGAGATTCAATACGCGTCTGACCCCTACGACGCTTCCAACGATGTAGATGCTCTTTTAATCCTCACAGATTGGGCGGAGTTTGCACGTCTCGATCTTCAACGTCTCAGCGCAGCAATGCGTTTTCCGATCATCCTGGATGGCCGCAATCTATATGATCCCGAACTGATGTTGGAAAATGAGATTACTTATTTCAGCGTAGGTAGACCCACTCGACATCACACTCAGGAGCTCGCAACCGTCGCATCTCGCTCCCGATAG
- a CDS encoding sugar transferase produces the protein MTPSNRTTILKLAPIGDIGLLFCCLGLSYVTAVHQRVFDVFNSLETHYPIQVFVATLALAGGWHVALRSNGFYRSRRLNGSLREILDVCTASSLCALLSCVWLWLIGSRSIRSSVDMAVVAALFGIMSFAAFLTTRLVARATMQAFRARGHNRRHVLIVGTNRRANSFVLELASHPEWGYCVQGFVDDQWWSKQTADSQLGALVGGLDSVPELLRTLPVDEVIVALPLASFYQQIASIISSCRDHGIAVRFLGTFFDQDESKRTAFLRGTIGTITLHDESWNAWAFMIKRATDVIVSMLLLVGLAPLFLLIALLIKLTSSGPVFFKQVRMGYGKRPFEILKFRTMVQDAERLMSQVEHLNETQGPTFKLKNDPRITPAGRFLRKTSLDEIPQLLNVLVGDMSLVGPRPLPLRDYEGFSQDWHRRRFSVKPGITCLWQIMGRSSIGFDEWMALDMRYIDQWSVWLDIKILFQTIPAVFRGSGAV, from the coding sequence ATGACACCTTCCAACAGAACAACCATTTTAAAGCTTGCTCCAATCGGCGATATCGGGCTGTTGTTCTGCTGTCTCGGCCTCTCTTATGTCACAGCGGTTCACCAGCGAGTATTTGATGTCTTCAATTCGTTGGAGACCCACTATCCCATTCAGGTTTTTGTGGCGACGCTCGCGCTGGCCGGAGGATGGCATGTGGCACTCCGGTCCAATGGGTTTTATCGTTCACGTCGATTGAACGGCTCTCTTCGAGAAATACTGGATGTCTGCACAGCCAGTTCGCTCTGCGCGTTGTTGAGTTGCGTCTGGCTATGGCTGATCGGCTCGCGCTCCATACGCAGCTCGGTAGATATGGCCGTTGTCGCAGCTCTCTTCGGCATTATGAGCTTCGCGGCATTTCTTACAACGCGTCTCGTCGCTCGAGCGACGATGCAGGCGTTTCGGGCCCGGGGACACAATCGCCGACATGTCCTGATCGTGGGCACCAATCGCCGAGCCAACAGCTTTGTCCTAGAGTTGGCCAGCCACCCTGAATGGGGATACTGCGTACAGGGTTTTGTGGATGATCAATGGTGGAGTAAGCAAACGGCTGACTCCCAACTAGGAGCTTTAGTTGGTGGCCTGGATTCCGTTCCAGAACTACTGAGAACGCTGCCGGTGGATGAGGTAATTGTCGCTCTGCCTCTGGCGTCGTTCTACCAACAGATTGCGAGCATCATCTCCTCATGTCGCGATCACGGGATCGCTGTCCGCTTTCTTGGTACTTTTTTCGATCAGGACGAGTCCAAGCGGACCGCTTTTTTGCGCGGAACCATTGGCACCATTACTCTGCATGATGAATCCTGGAATGCGTGGGCGTTCATGATCAAACGTGCGACCGATGTCATAGTTTCCATGCTGTTGCTTGTGGGGCTGGCTCCGCTTTTTCTGCTGATCGCGTTGTTGATCAAGCTGACATCTTCCGGCCCGGTCTTCTTCAAGCAGGTCAGGATGGGATACGGCAAGCGGCCTTTCGAGATTTTGAAGTTTCGGACGATGGTTCAAGATGCGGAGCGTCTTATGTCGCAGGTCGAACATCTGAACGAAACCCAGGGGCCCACGTTCAAGTTGAAGAATGATCCGCGGATTACTCCGGCGGGAAGGTTTCTTCGTAAGACGAGTCTGGACGAGATCCCGCAGCTACTGAATGTGCTGGTCGGAGATATGAGCCTTGTGGGGCCGCGGCCGCTTCCGCTTCGCGACTACGAGGGATTTTCGCAGGACTGGCACAGACGACGATTCAGCGTCAAGCCTGGAATTACTTGCTTGTGGCAGATTATGGGCCGGAGTTCGATTGGATTCGATGAATGGATGGCTTTGGATATGCGATACATCGATCAGTGGTCGGTGTGGCTTGATATCAAAATTCTTTTTCAGACGATCCCCGCAGTGTTTCGTGGATCTGGTGCTGTCTAG
- a CDS encoding lipase maturation factor family protein, with the protein MVELDTRRLSGRAGHSLRWVLDPMCGPRDMLVARWLFIRAIAGIYFSAFFALLFQVKGLVGPNGILPAGSYLKQIAEMTGARRFWFAPTLLWLAPESHLLIALMWLGLVASVLALLNLWPRLNLFVCFWCFLSFVVAAQDFSAYQSDGMLLEAGFLSLFFAPPGLFPGWGAERPTSRLSLWLLQWEWFRIYFESGLAKWLSGDPGWHNGTAMYEYYQNSPLPSWVGWYLGHAPRWFQIATTDGTLVMEFVVVFLLFAGRRARLICFFIVTPWQVGVILTGNYAFLNYIVLSLGFLLLSDFELLRLVARRWHPQSLDEAKEEQGFVPLPARLSALRYLKLVIATPCLLLVGYVTTVELIVMVAPRNPLPQSPVAILEPFRIANQYGLFAVMTHGRYEIEFQGSENGVHWKPYAFQYKPQALAERPRIYAPYQPRFDWNLWFASLGNWKQNSFVPLTQERLLEGDSDVLGLFAGNPFPQGAPRFVRTVLWQYWFTSIEQKRSTGEWWRRTLLGQYSPTLTLAPDGRLEIVEEADSLPPHN; encoded by the coding sequence ATGGTGGAGCTCGATACCCGGCGGCTTTCGGGACGCGCAGGCCATTCGCTGCGCTGGGTGCTGGATCCGATGTGTGGCCCGCGAGACATGCTTGTAGCCCGGTGGCTGTTTATCCGCGCGATCGCCGGCATCTATTTCTCAGCGTTTTTCGCACTACTTTTTCAAGTGAAAGGGTTGGTTGGGCCGAACGGTATTCTTCCTGCCGGATCTTATCTGAAACAGATCGCTGAGATGACCGGGGCGCGCAGATTCTGGTTTGCGCCTACCCTGCTTTGGCTGGCTCCAGAGTCACATCTGCTGATCGCTCTGATGTGGCTTGGTCTTGTAGCGTCTGTTCTTGCGCTCCTCAACCTCTGGCCGCGACTGAACCTGTTTGTCTGTTTTTGGTGTTTCTTGAGTTTTGTGGTCGCTGCGCAGGATTTCTCGGCTTATCAGTCCGATGGCATGCTGCTGGAAGCGGGTTTTCTCTCGCTCTTTTTTGCTCCTCCTGGTCTGTTCCCCGGTTGGGGAGCCGAACGACCTACCTCACGGCTGAGCTTGTGGCTGCTGCAATGGGAATGGTTCCGCATCTACTTCGAGTCAGGCCTGGCGAAGTGGCTCTCCGGTGACCCGGGGTGGCACAACGGCACAGCCATGTACGAGTACTATCAGAACAGCCCGCTACCCTCCTGGGTAGGATGGTACCTGGGACACGCGCCGCGCTGGTTTCAGATTGCCACCACAGACGGCACTCTGGTGATGGAGTTTGTAGTGGTATTTCTGCTGTTTGCGGGGCGACGCGCACGGCTGATCTGCTTCTTCATTGTGACGCCCTGGCAGGTTGGCGTTATTCTCACCGGCAACTATGCCTTCTTAAATTACATCGTGCTTTCACTTGGATTTCTTCTGCTGTCTGACTTCGAACTGCTGCGCCTGGTGGCTCGCCGTTGGCATCCGCAGAGCCTGGATGAGGCAAAGGAGGAACAGGGTTTTGTGCCATTGCCAGCGCGACTCTCAGCCCTGCGCTATCTCAAGCTCGTTATTGCGACCCCTTGCCTGCTGCTGGTCGGCTATGTCACGACAGTCGAACTTATTGTTATGGTTGCTCCGCGCAATCCGCTCCCACAAAGCCCCGTAGCGATTCTGGAGCCGTTTCGCATTGCAAACCAATATGGACTGTTCGCCGTGATGACGCACGGCCGGTACGAGATCGAGTTTCAGGGTTCGGAGAATGGTGTTCACTGGAAGCCGTATGCCTTCCAATACAAGCCACAGGCTTTGGCTGAGCGCCCGCGCATCTACGCGCCGTACCAGCCACGCTTTGACTGGAACCTTTGGTTCGCATCATTGGGAAATTGGAAGCAGAACTCTTTTGTTCCTCTAACACAGGAACGCTTGCTCGAGGGGGACAGCGATGTGCTGGGACTGTTTGCCGGCAATCCGTTTCCACAGGGTGCACCGCGCTTTGTGCGCACTGTCCTGTGGCAGTATTGGTTTACGTCAATAGAACAGAAGCGTAGCACGGGCGAGTGGTGGCGGCGCACTCTGCTCGGCCAGTACTCACCCACGCTTACCCTTGCACCGGATGGCCGGCTGGAGATCGTGGAAGAGGCTGATAGTCTGCCGCCGCACAATTGA
- a CDS encoding winged helix-turn-helix transcriptional regulator, whose product MREGPVRLGQLGWLIPSASKEVLTESLRNLESAGLVVRTDMSRQVRHVGYDLAESSKLATYELLDPLAKWGEVYNVPRRRHPRRPVIS is encoded by the coding sequence ATGAGGGAAGGGCCTGTTCGTCTCGGTCAACTCGGATGGCTGATTCCGTCGGCCTCTAAAGAGGTTTTGACGGAAAGCCTCAGAAACCTCGAATCGGCTGGGCTGGTTGTTAGGACGGATATGAGCCGCCAAGTTCGGCACGTCGGATATGATTTGGCCGAGTCCTCTAAATTGGCAACGTATGAACTCCTGGATCCCCTGGCGAAGTGGGGAGAGGTTTATAACGTACCGAGGCGGAGGCATCCGAGGAGACCGGTAATCTCCTAA
- a CDS encoding lipid-binding SYLF domain-containing protein, which yields MMKKELLLALVCIGATLPAVAQNKIDDRLGTSAEVLRQFLARPDGIPKHLFNKSACVLVFPSVKKVGIGLGVTYGRGVIACRSGADFSGPWSAPAMYKLDVGSLGVQLGSSSTDYVLVVETNVGASKILSGKLKLGADATAVAGPTGAKAVGANDPNVDVLTYSRAKGGLFAGASLASASMDTDDDANKAVYGKDVTASQIVRDGAVTITPSGKALDGVLNKASPKRDM from the coding sequence ATGATGAAAAAAGAACTTCTACTCGCTCTGGTGTGCATTGGGGCTACCTTACCGGCTGTTGCGCAAAACAAGATTGATGATCGCCTTGGAACTTCAGCCGAGGTATTAAGACAGTTTCTCGCCAGACCCGACGGCATACCGAAACACCTCTTCAATAAATCCGCATGCGTGCTCGTCTTCCCGTCCGTCAAGAAGGTTGGAATCGGCCTCGGCGTGACCTATGGACGAGGCGTGATCGCCTGCCGCTCCGGCGCCGACTTTAGCGGCCCGTGGTCGGCTCCCGCTATGTACAAGTTGGACGTCGGCAGCCTCGGCGTGCAGCTCGGCAGCTCTTCCACAGACTATGTGCTGGTGGTCGAAACCAACGTAGGCGCCTCGAAGATCCTCTCCGGCAAACTGAAGCTGGGTGCGGACGCGACTGCCGTTGCTGGTCCTACCGGAGCGAAGGCCGTGGGAGCAAACGATCCAAACGTCGATGTCCTGACCTACTCGAGAGCCAAGGGTGGATTGTTTGCCGGCGCCTCTCTGGCCAGCGCATCCATGGATACCGACGATGATGCCAATAAGGCCGTGTATGGCAAGGACGTCACCGCCTCTCAGATCGTCCGAGATGGTGCCGTTACCATAACCCCTTCAGGAAAAGCCCTGGACGGCGTCCTCAACAAGGCATCACCGAAGCGCGATATGTAA
- a CDS encoding Orn/Lys/Arg decarboxylase N-terminal domain-containing protein — protein MSEGRWVLLIASEVGGTDSVSDRAMERLVEAIRLEGYEVVRTSTPEDGLSLVTSDPSYSTILLDWDLEGENQFAEGAALAILRAVRRRNKKIPIFLIADRTLVSELPLEVVKQVHEYIHLFGDTPAFIANRVDFAVERYHEQLLPPYFRELKKYNDQGAYSWDAPGHMGGVAFLKHPVGMEFHKFFGENIMRSDLGISTSPLGSWLDHLGPPGESERNAARIFGADWTFYVLGGSSTSNQIVGHGVIAQDDIVLADANCHKSICHSLTVTGARPVYMKPTRNGYGMIGLVPLKRFSPEFIRGIIDKSPLTTGVANQNPTYAVVTNSTYDGLCYDVNRVVTELSKSVPRIHFDEAWYAYAKFHEIYQGRFAMGVPDDMPDRPTIFAVQSTHKMLAAFSMGSMIHVKLSPRANLDFDQFNESFMMHGTTSPFYPLIASLDVAAAMMDEPAGPTLMSETLQDAISFRKAMSSIGHRLREAEQGWFFRLYQPEYVFDPLDKKTYLLEEAADGLLTNRSSAWTLKPGEEWHGFQDEDISDDYCMLDPTKVTILAPGVNAQGKVSDWGIPAAIVTEFLDGRRVEIARTGDYTVLVLFSVGTSKGKWGALLENLFEFKRLYDSEAPLEEALPELVSRYPHRYRNVTLKELSDEMHAAMVQLNLSGLVNDACDEDFDPILTPAQTYQKLLRHETEKIRFSEMAGRIAAVMLVPYPPGIPMSMPGERLGSAESPVIKLILAMEEFGKRFPGFEREVHGIEADAEGNYWMRAVVETPGKKKNGNGHGKQRPPNAAPPVQKKKRTPATAPVVPGNGLSSER, from the coding sequence ATGAGCGAAGGTCGTTGGGTTTTATTGATTGCGAGTGAAGTTGGTGGCACGGATTCGGTATCAGACCGCGCTATGGAGCGGCTCGTCGAAGCGATTCGTCTCGAAGGCTATGAGGTCGTCCGCACCTCTACCCCGGAAGACGGTCTGTCTCTGGTCACATCCGACCCGTCGTACAGCACCATCCTTCTGGACTGGGACCTCGAAGGCGAGAACCAGTTCGCCGAAGGAGCGGCGCTTGCGATCCTCCGTGCCGTACGCCGTCGCAACAAGAAAATTCCGATCTTCCTCATCGCCGACCGTACTCTCGTCAGCGAACTCCCCCTCGAAGTGGTCAAGCAGGTCCACGAGTACATCCACCTCTTCGGCGACACCCCCGCCTTCATCGCCAACCGTGTCGACTTCGCCGTCGAGCGTTACCACGAGCAACTCCTCCCTCCCTACTTCCGCGAACTCAAGAAGTACAACGATCAGGGCGCCTACTCCTGGGATGCTCCCGGCCACATGGGCGGCGTCGCTTTTCTCAAGCATCCCGTAGGCATGGAGTTTCACAAGTTCTTCGGCGAAAACATCATGCGTTCCGACCTCGGCATCTCTACCTCGCCGCTCGGTTCCTGGCTCGATCACCTCGGACCTCCTGGCGAATCCGAGCGCAACGCCGCCCGCATCTTCGGAGCCGACTGGACCTTCTACGTCCTCGGCGGCTCCAGCACCTCCAACCAGATCGTCGGCCACGGCGTCATCGCGCAGGACGACATCGTCCTCGCCGACGCGAACTGCCACAAGTCCATCTGCCACTCCCTCACCGTCACCGGCGCCCGCCCGGTCTATATGAAGCCCACGCGCAACGGCTACGGCATGATCGGCCTCGTCCCTCTCAAGCGCTTCAGCCCCGAGTTCATCCGTGGCATCATCGACAAGAGTCCGCTCACGACCGGCGTCGCCAATCAGAACCCCACCTACGCAGTCGTCACCAACTCCACCTACGACGGTCTCTGCTACGACGTCAACCGCGTCGTCACGGAGCTCTCGAAGTCCGTCCCACGCATTCACTTCGATGAGGCCTGGTACGCCTACGCCAAGTTCCACGAGATCTACCAGGGTCGCTTCGCCATGGGCGTTCCCGACGACATGCCCGATCGCCCCACCATCTTCGCCGTGCAATCCACACACAAGATGCTCGCAGCCTTCTCGATGGGCTCCATGATCCACGTCAAGCTAAGCCCTCGCGCCAACCTCGACTTCGATCAGTTCAACGAGTCCTTTATGATGCATGGCACCACCTCGCCCTTCTACCCGCTCATCGCCTCGCTCGACGTGGCCGCCGCAATGATGGACGAGCCAGCTGGTCCCACCCTAATGAGCGAGACCCTGCAAGATGCGATCAGCTTCCGCAAGGCCATGTCCTCGATCGGTCACCGTCTCCGCGAAGCCGAACAAGGCTGGTTCTTCCGCCTCTATCAACCCGAGTACGTCTTCGATCCCCTCGACAAAAAGACGTACCTCCTAGAAGAAGCCGCAGACGGCCTCCTTACCAATCGCTCCAGCGCCTGGACCCTAAAGCCCGGCGAAGAGTGGCACGGCTTCCAGGATGAAGACATCTCCGACGACTACTGCATGCTCGACCCCACCAAGGTCACCATCCTTGCCCCCGGCGTCAACGCTCAGGGAAAAGTCAGCGACTGGGGCATACCCGCAGCCATCGTCACCGAGTTCCTCGACGGACGCCGCGTCGAGATTGCTCGCACCGGCGACTACACCGTCCTGGTTCTCTTCTCCGTCGGCACCTCTAAAGGTAAGTGGGGTGCCCTCCTCGAAAACCTCTTCGAGTTCAAACGCCTTTACGACTCCGAAGCTCCCCTCGAAGAGGCCCTCCCTGAACTCGTCTCCCGCTATCCTCATCGCTATCGCAACGTCACCCTCAAAGAGCTCTCCGACGAGATGCACGCCGCAATGGTTCAGCTCAACCTCTCCGGCCTCGTCAATGATGCCTGCGATGAAGACTTCGACCCCATCCTCACTCCCGCTCAGACTTACCAGAAGCTCCTCCGCCACGAAACGGAGAAGATCCGCTTCTCGGAGATGGCCGGCCGAATCGCCGCCGTCATGCTCGTTCCCTACCCTCCAGGCATCCCCATGTCGATGCCCGGCGAACGTCTCGGCAGCGCCGAAAGCCCTGTCATCAAGCTCATCCTCGCCATGGAAGAGTTCGGCAAGCGCTTCCCAGGCTTCGAACGCGAGGTCCACGGCATCGAGGCCGACGCCGAAGGAAATTATTGGATGCGCGCCGTTGTCGAAACTCCCGGGAAGAAGAAGAACGGCAATGGCCACGGGAAGCAACGCCCACCAAACGCAGCGCCACCAGTCCAGAAGAAAAAGCGCACTCCAGCGACCGCACCCGTCGTCCCTGGAAACGGCCTTTCCTCCGAAAGGTGA
- a CDS encoding RNA polymerase sigma factor, whose amino-acid sequence MTPQICSPPKSEEIECECINQVLPVLKPSYSEILSEVDLAGASLEAFAEKIGITAGNAAVRIHRARQALKKQLILVCKLCARYGCVNCTCA is encoded by the coding sequence GTGACTCCACAGATATGCAGCCCTCCAAAGTCAGAGGAGATCGAGTGTGAGTGCATCAATCAGGTACTCCCCGTTCTGAAGCCCTCCTACAGCGAGATTCTCAGCGAAGTTGACCTGGCCGGAGCCAGTTTGGAGGCTTTCGCAGAGAAGATTGGTATTACGGCCGGCAACGCCGCTGTCCGCATACACCGCGCCCGTCAGGCACTGAAGAAGCAATTGATCCTGGTCTGCAAACTCTGCGCTCGCTACGGCTGCGTCAACTGCACCTGCGCCTGA
- a CDS encoding sigma-70 family RNA polymerase sigma factor has translation MQIQAIAQLVLNRQQFLQFVQRRVASAAAAEDIVQNAYIRAIENVSMLRQQESAAAWFYRVLRNAIIDYYRHRSAEDRALERLARDSTDMQPSKVRGDRV, from the coding sequence ATGCAAATTCAAGCTATCGCACAACTCGTCCTCAACCGGCAACAATTCCTGCAGTTCGTGCAGAGGCGCGTCGCCTCTGCAGCAGCCGCTGAAGACATCGTTCAGAACGCCTATATCCGAGCTATCGAAAATGTCTCGATGTTACGGCAACAGGAGTCTGCCGCCGCATGGTTTTACCGTGTCCTCCGTAACGCCATAATTGACTACTATCGCCACCGTTCCGCCGAAGACCGCGCCTTGGAACGCTTGGCTCGTGACTCCACAGATATGCAGCCCTCCAAAGTCAGAGGAGATCGAGTGTGA
- a CDS encoding HAD family hydrolase, which produces MNPPTRIVRHPVNQTLLIDADDTLWENNIYFERAITSFISYLDHRIHTAEEVRGHLNRVEHDTIRAHGYGLHSFRRSLVACFEQLSDVPMTDEKHRRIESFAQSIAEQEIELLPNVGPTLSELATRHRLILVTKGDQDEQTDKLHRSGLAPHFAAVEVLPEKHHQAYLSLASHHGCEACNTWMVGNSPRSDVNPALSAGLNAIFIPHDFTWVLEHEVVNQPPAGQQLLELASFADLTRHF; this is translated from the coding sequence GTGAACCCTCCTACCCGAATCGTCCGCCATCCTGTTAACCAGACCCTGCTGATTGATGCCGACGACACTCTCTGGGAGAACAACATCTACTTTGAGCGTGCCATCACCAGCTTCATCTCCTACCTTGATCACCGAATTCACACCGCGGAAGAGGTCCGCGGCCACCTCAACCGAGTCGAACACGACACTATCCGCGCCCACGGTTACGGGCTTCACAGCTTCCGCAGGTCGCTGGTCGCCTGCTTCGAACAGCTCAGCGACGTCCCCATGACAGACGAAAAGCACCGTCGCATTGAAAGCTTCGCCCAGTCCATCGCCGAGCAGGAGATCGAGCTTCTCCCCAACGTTGGCCCCACGCTCAGCGAACTCGCCACGCGTCACCGCCTCATTCTCGTCACCAAGGGAGACCAGGACGAGCAAACCGACAAGCTGCATCGCTCCGGCCTCGCTCCTCATTTCGCTGCTGTCGAGGTACTGCCTGAAAAACACCACCAGGCCTACCTCTCGCTTGCCTCTCACCACGGTTGCGAGGCATGCAATACCTGGATGGTCGGCAACAGTCCCCGTTCGGACGTCAACCCAGCGCTCTCAGCCGGATTAAACGCCATCTTCATTCCGCACGATTTCACCTGGGTCCTCGAGCATGAGGTCGTGAACCAGCCTCCTGCAGGGCAGCAGTTACTCGAACTTGCGAGCTTCGCCGACCTCACCCGTCATTTCTAG